In Coleofasciculaceae cyanobacterium, the following are encoded in one genomic region:
- a CDS encoding Crp/Fnr family transcriptional regulator codes for MPIPLNSKPINRLLGALPSESYQRLCPHLQPIELPQHKILYNPGENYDHAYFPSHSIVSTVAILENGSTTEIGVIGNEGMVGLPIILNTGYTNSAAIVQAGNSGLRISARRLQQEIDRDGELKRLLMRYVQARIIEVGQIAACNRYHCIEQRFARWLLTVRDRIQKDQFQLTQEFISQMLGVRRTGVSEVASKFQQAGMIKYKRGNINIISQEKLVASSCECYELISSEFSRLLTLDP; via the coding sequence TTGCCTATACCCCTTAACAGCAAGCCAATTAATCGTCTGCTAGGTGCTTTACCCAGCGAGTCGTATCAGCGTCTTTGTCCTCATTTACAACCAATAGAGCTTCCTCAGCATAAAATTCTTTATAATCCTGGGGAAAACTATGACCATGCTTATTTTCCCTCTCACTCAATTGTCTCTACCGTAGCGATTCTGGAAAATGGCTCAACCACAGAAATTGGAGTCATTGGCAATGAAGGTATGGTAGGGTTACCAATCATCTTGAATACTGGTTATACTAACTCTGCCGCTATAGTCCAGGCAGGTAATAGTGGACTAAGGATTTCTGCACGTCGGCTACAACAAGAGATCGACCGTGATGGAGAATTAAAACGTCTTTTAATGCGGTATGTTCAGGCTCGAATAATTGAGGTGGGTCAGATTGCTGCTTGTAATCGTTATCATTGTATAGAGCAGCGATTTGCTCGCTGGTTATTAACGGTACGAGACAGGATTCAAAAAGACCAATTTCAGTTAACCCAAGAATTTATTTCTCAGATGTTAGGGGTACGTCGTACTGGTGTATCAGAAGTAGCCAGTAAGTTTCAACAAGCAGGTATGATTAAGTATAAACGAGGTAATATCAATATTATCTCTCAAGAGAAGTTAGTAGCTTCTAGCTGCGAATGCTATGAGCTGATCTCCAGTGAATTTTCTCGATTACTGACATTAGATCCCTAA